The window TCGACGACCGCGTGCTCGACGACCGCGGCAACGATCTGGGCGAGGTCGTCTTTTTCGGCAACACGTTCTACAGCATCGGCGGGCGCGTCGCGCGCGACGACGGCGCCGTGGCCGCGTCCTTCCGCTTCGAGCACAACACGGTCCAGTTCGTCCGCGAGCGCATCCTCGACACGGGCGACGTGACCGGCGACGTGCTGATCCGGAACAACCTCCTCGTCGACACCGGCTACCGCGGCGGCGAGGCCGGCGACGACCCCGAGTCCCAGGTCCGCGTCGGCGACGTGCAGGGCGACGCGACAGTCTCGCACAACTCGTGGGTCTTCGACAACGCACTCCTCGAAGACCCCGTCGCGCCCACGCTCTACGACGGCGGCGCGCTCGACGCGATCGCCGACAACGGCACCGGCGCGACAGCCTCGCAGGCCTTCCGCCCCGCCTTCACCGACGGGCAGCCGGCCCCGTTCGACTTCGCCGGCGAGCCCTTCGACTACGGCTACGCGCCGAGCGAAGACGCCTTCGACGCCTCCTCGGCCGGGCAGCCGCTCGGTGCTCTCATCTGGCAAGGGCTAACGGTCGCCAACTTCGACCTCGCGGCGGCCGCGACGAGCTTCCTCGTCGTCCCACAGGGCGGGCAGGTCAGCTTCAGCTTCGTCATCGCCAACAACAGCAACAACGCCGTCTCGGGCGATCTCTTCTTCGAGGCCTTCCGCAACGGCAACCAGGTGACACGCGGCCGGATTCTCTCCGGCTCGCTCGCCTCGGACGCCTGGTTCCCGGGCGGCTTCACGCAGAACGTCCCCGGCAGCGCGCCGACGGGCGACTACGAGTACCGCATCAGCATCGGCACTTTCCCGTCGCAGGCCATCGACACGGAGACGTTCACCGTGACCGTCGTGCCCGCCAGCGGGCCGGTGGCGGAGGCCGGGTGGAGCATCGCCGAGGCGACGCCGTGGCCCTCCAGCGAGGCGGCTGCTGAAGACGCCGTGGCCGCTGCCTGGACCCCGGAGGCCGGTGTCTCGGCCTACCCAAACCCGTTCGCCGAGCGCGCCGAGATCGCCTTCACGCTCGCCGAGCGGGCCGACGTGTCGCTCACGGTCTACGACGTCCGAGGCCGCGCCGTCGCCACGCTGGCCGACGGGCCGATGGCTGCCGGTCAGCACGCCGTTGCCTTCGACGCGGCCGCGCTGCCGAGCGGCGTCTACGTCTACCGCCTCGCCGCCGGCCAGCGCGTCGAGACGGGGCGCATGACGCTCGTCCGATAGACGGAATAGGAGGAGTGGGGAGAAAGGGAGGAATGGGAGGACGGTCTCGAACCGAGACTTCTTCCCACTCCCCCCATTCCTCACACTCCTCATTTTCGAATACCTATCCTCCCCACGAATTCTCTGCTCCCATGCGATCTCTTGCTACCGCCTGCCTCGCCCTCGCGCTGCTCGCTGCGTGGCCCGCTGCCGCCCAGGTCGACGTGCCCCCTACGCCGGGCGCGCTCAACAACGCCGTCAACAACAACACGACCCCCGGCCAGGTCTTCCGGCTCCAGTCGGGCCAGACCTACCTCCTCACC of the Bacteroidota bacterium genome contains:
- a CDS encoding T9SS type A sorting domain-containing protein, whose product is MLRFTNRILGLFVGLCVLAVSAQAQVNVPPGIGTLDDAVNNNTVSGQVFVLEAGQTYTLSDRMEPTVSLTIQADGGNCPVVPADCPLIQPESPDPLDPDDEVERVFGLEDDGVSLTLQQVAVTNTSPSGDSDERTIRFQAADLSATLDRVLVFDEPTMVFRIDDEAGDGAAAPDLFIHDSVFKDIDDRVLDDRGNDLGEVVFFGNTFYSIGGRVARDDGAVAASFRFEHNTVQFVRERILDTGDVTGDVLIRNNLLVDTGYRGGEAGDDPESQVRVGDVQGDATVSHNSWVFDNALLEDPVAPTLYDGGALDAIADNGTGATASQAFRPAFTDGQPAPFDFAGEPFDYGYAPSEDAFDASSAGQPLGALIWQGLTVANFDLAAAATSFLVVPQGGQVSFSFVIANNSNNAVSGDLFFEAFRNGNQVTRGRILSGSLASDAWFPGGFTQNVPGSAPTGDYEYRISIGTFPSQAIDTETFTVTVVPASGPVAEAGWSIAEATPWPSSEAAAEDAVAAAWTPEAGVSAYPNPFAERAEIAFTLAERADVSLTVYDVRGRAVATLADGPMAAGQHAVAFDAAALPSGVYVYRLAAGQRVETGRMTLVR